A stretch of DNA from Hydrogenobacter sp.:
CTCTTTTTATAACCAGATACGTGGATACTAAGATATACTCAATTACTTACGGATCAGCCTTCCTTTTTTCCTTTTTACTCGCTTTATATCTTGGAAAGATAGCTGACACAAAAGGTATAAGGAAACAACTTTTTGTAATATTTAGCTTGCTAACCGCTCTTTTTGGATCTTGCCTTAGCTTTTTAACAAATTTGCCTTACTTTGCGTTACTTGTCTATTCCTTTATGGCTGTTTTTCACCAGCAGGCTTTGGTATTTTATAACTCCATGCTTTTGGGTTTTACGCGCAAGGGTTTTGCGTCTGGACTTGGTGTTGCGGTAGGGTATGTAAGCTCCGCAGTAAGCCTGATTTTCTTGGTAAGGTGGATGAGTCTTCCAGATGTATTTTTTCAGGCCTGTATCCTATTTACCCTTCTGTCTTTGCCATCTTTTTTAGTTTTACAGAATCCTTCGCACAGACAAAGCGTCACGCTCCGAGAGATTTTCAGGGACAAAAAATTCTTGTTAACCATACTCTCCATACTATCTCTTACGGAAGTCGCCA
This window harbors:
- a CDS encoding MFS transporter yields the protein MVYSTFFPLFITRYVDTKIYSITYGSAFLFSFLLALYLGKIADTKGIRKQLFVIFSLLTALFGSCLSFLTNLPYFALLVYSFMAVFHQQALVFYNSMLLGFTRKGFASGLGVAVGYVSSAVSLIFLVRWMSLPDVFFQACILFTLLSLPSFLVLQNPSHRQSVTLREIFRDKKFLLTILSILSLTEVANTLIAMMGIYLRKVYGLEDTEIYKVIGLSALGGVIGGALFGKLSDKVGALFLFPAGFFLWSSFLITLYFIPREFLLPIGFLAGISLAHLWTTSRLFIIEGFPQTQVSLRLSFLSLTERVASTTGLFVWSLFLYATDDNYKLSALFMLIFPLAGFFIFQKAHRGKILKITP